Below is a genomic region from Methyloceanibacter stevinii.
TGGGCCAAGGAGTGCCGTCAGTTCGGCAAGGCCATCTGGGATGTCACCGGCAAGGGCGTGAACGTGGACTGCGTGTTCGAACACCCGGGCGAGGCGACGTTCCCGGTCTCGACCTTTGTCGTCAAGCGCGGCGGCATGGTCGTCTTCTGTGCCGGCACCACCGGTTTCAACCTGACCATGGATGCGCGCTATGTCTGGATGCATCAGAAGCGCGTTCAGGGTTCGCACTTCGCGCATCTGCAGCAGGCGAGCATGGCGAACAAGCTCGTGATCGAACGTCATATCGATCCGTGCATGTCCGAAGTGTTCCCATGGGAGCAGATCCCCAAGGCCCATATGCGCATGTGGAACAACGAGCACCGTCCCGGCAACATGGCCGTGCTGGTGAGCTCGCCCGTCACGGGTCTTCGGACATTCGAAGACGTGATCGAGGCGAGCGAAGAGACACACGGCAAGGCGTAACGCCCGGCCGGTTCTAGAATTCGGCTGCTCCGGCAGCCGCAGGCGCGCCTCGGGCATGAAGTCCGGGGCGCGTTGTACTTTCATGTCCCCCAAGCCGATTGGGGTTTGACTCACACTGCCGCGCGCGGTTCGGTGTGGAACAAACCCCGATCGCACGACCGGAGGAAGCCGACGTTGACCGCCAACGAATCCATGACCGACCGTTTGATCCCGCTCCTCGATGCCGCCGCCGAAGCGGCAGGAACCTTGGGGGCCGTGGCCACCGAGGCCGTGAAAGCCAAGCTCGCCCCTGACGGCAAAGTCGACAATTCCGCGCTGGAGCGCGAAGAGCATATCGCCCATGGCCTGGCCTGGATCGCTACCTATGTCGAGGGCATCCGGCAGATGGCCGAATATGCCAAGCGGACCACGGAAGAAGGGCGCTTCGGTGAGTTCGAGGGTCTGCTTACGCAGATCGTGGTCGGCGAGTATCTGGCCCAGCTCGCGGGCGGTGTCGTCATGAGCCAAGGCGAGATCGTCCGCCTGCATGAGCTCGGCGTGCCGGACTCCGCGAAAGAGGCCTTTCTGTCCGACAATGTGGTTGCTCTGATCCAAGGCGTGACGCCGGAGATGCGCGCGCGCGTTTCCACGTTGATCCAGGATGCCGAGGGTGCCGCGGCGGCCAATTTCGGCGATCCGGGTCTGGACGAGACCTATGAGGAGATCCGCAACGAGATGCGGCGTTTCTCCCAGGCCGAAGTGGTGCCCCACGCGCAGGAGTGGCACCTCAAGGACGACTACATTCCGCTCGAGTTGGTCAATCAGATGGCCGAACTCGGCGTGTTCTCGCTGACGCTGCCGGAAGAGCTTGGCGGCTTGGGTCTCGGCAAGGAGGCCATGTGCGTTGTCTCCGAGGAACTGTCCCGCGGCTATATCGGTGTGGGCTCGCTCGGCACGCGCTCGGAGATCGCCGAGGAGCTGATCCACAACGGCGGCACGGACGCCCAGAAGGAAGAGTGGCTGCCGAAGATCGCCAGCGGCGAAATCCTGCCCACGGCCGTCTTCACCGAGCCGAACACCGGCTCCGACCTCGCTTCGCTCTCGACGCGGGCCGTGAAGGACGGGGACGTCTACAAGATCACCGGCCAGAAGACCTGGATCACCCATGCCGCGCGCGCCGACCTCATGACCGTGCTGGCGCGCACCGATCCGAACGAGAAGGGCTATCGCGGCCTGTCGATGTTTCTGGCGCCCAAGCCGCGCGGCACGGACGACAAGCCGTTCCCGGCGGCCGGCATGTCCGGCGGCGAGATCGAGGTGCTCGGCTATCGCGGCATGAAGGAGTTCGACATCTCCTTCGACAATTTCGAAGTGCCGGCGGCCAACCTGCTCGGCGGTGTCGAGGGCCAGGGTTTCAAGCAGCTCATGCAGACCTTCGAGGCCGCCCGTATCCAGACGGCCGCCCGGGCCATCGGCGTGGCGCAGTCTGCACTCGATATTGGCCTCCGCTACGGCATGGAGCGTGTCCAGTTCGGCAAGCCGATCATCAATTTCCCGCGCGTGTCGGACAAGCTGGCCATGATGGCGGCGGAAATCCTGTTTGCCCGTCAGCTTACCTATTTTTCGGCGCGTAAGAAGGACCATGGCGAGCGCTGCGACCTGGAAGCGGGCATGGCCAAGCTCCTTGCCGCACGCGTGGCTTGGGCCGCCGCCGACAATGCGCTGCAGATTCACGGCGGCAACGGGTTCGCGCTCGAATACACGATCAGCCGGGTGCTGTGCGATGCGCGCATCCTGTCGATCTTCGAGGCGCGGCCGAGATCCAGGCCCATGTGATCGCGCGGCGTCTGCTCGAGCAGTGAGTGTGAGCCATGAGTAGTGCGGCCGAGCCCATCACCTCCAAACGGTCGCTGATAGGGCTTGGTGTCGCGCTGCTGATCTGCTTTGCCGCATCGCTCATCGGCAGCGCCTTCACGTCGCCCAATCTCGCCTGGTACGCCACGCTCGAGAAGCCGGGCTTCACCCCGCCGAACAGTGTCTTCCCCATCGTGTGGACGATCCTGTTCGCCATGATGGCGGTGTCGGCGTGGCTCGTCTGGCGGCAGCCTGCTGACGACGGCGACAAGAAGACGGCCCTGACCTGGTTCGGTATCCAGCTCGCCCTGAACGTGCTCTGGTCCTTCGCCTTCTTCCAGATGCACAGCCCCATCGCCGGTCTCGCAGTGATCTTGTGGCTGCTGGTCGCGATCGTCCTGACCATGGTGTTTTTCGACCGGGTCAGCCGCGTCGCCGCACTCCTTCTCATCCCTTATCTGCTCTGGGTCGGCTTCGCCGCCGGCCTGAATTTCGCGATCTGGGCGCTGAACGCCGGCGCGGCTTAGGGGCAGCGGCATGGCGCGGCGCTCCGTTCTCATCACAGGCTGCTCTTCCGGCATCGGGCTCGCGGCCGCCGAGACCATGAAGGAGCGCGGCTGGCGCGTGTTCGCCACAGCCCGCAAGCCGGAAGACCTGGCGCGACTCAAGGACGAGGTCGGCGTCGAGAGCGTCTATCTCGACTACACCGAGCCCGATTCGATCGCCGCGGCTGCGGATCACGTTCTGACGGCAACGGACGGTACGCTGACCGCGCTCTTCAACAACGGCGCCTACGGGCAGCCCGGCGCCATCGAGGATCTCCCGACCGAGGCGCTGCGCGCGCAATTCGAAACCAACGTGTTCGGCTGGCACGATCTGACGCGCCGGGTGATCGCGCCGATGCGGGCCCGCAATGAAGGACGTATCGTTCAGTGTTCCTCCGTCCTCGGCCTGCTTGCCGCGCCCTACCGGGGGGCCTATTGCGCCTCGAAGTTCGCCATCGAGGCGCTGACGGATACGCTCCGCATCGAGTTGAAGGACACGGCCATCCACGTGAGTTTGATCGAGCCGGGACCTATCGCCACCCGCTTCGTCGAGACGGCGATCAAGCACTACAAGCGGAATATCGACATGGAGAACTCGGCCCATGCCGAGATTTACCGGGAACGGCTTGCGAAGATGGAAGACGGCGGGCAGATGGCATTTAAGCTCGAGCCGGAGGCCGTTTGCCGCCGGCTCGTTCATGCGCTCGAGGCGAAGCGTCCCAAGACGCGCTACTACGTGACGGTTCCGACCTTTGTGGGCGCTTACCTGCGCCGGATTCTGCCGGCGCGCGCGCTCGATTTCGTCGCCGCGAAGAACTAGACTCATTTGCTTGGCGCGGATCGCGCCCAAACACAGCCCGTCAAACGGGGGCACTCGCACGGGCCACCTGGAGGCCACTTTGGAATACGTACTTCGCTGGATTCTGCCGTTCGCGGTATTGCTGGTCGTGATCGTCCTGGTCTTCGGCCTGTTCAACATGCTCCGGGGCAACAATCCGAATCTCAGCCAGAAATTGATGCGCGCGCGCGTCCTTTTGCAGCTCGCGGCCCTTATCGTGGCGATGGCAATTGCCTATCTTGCGGGGACGCGTCCCCACTAGGCAGGGTTGACCCCTCCCAGGGCAGGGCTACGCTGTTTTGGAATAGCAGGGTAGCGGTCGCGCGCCCGGCCCTTTGGGCAGTCGTTCCTCGGAGCGATGCCCCTTCGGGCGATCGTTTGGGGCACTATGGTCAAGCTGAACAAGATTTACACGCGAACCGGCGACGACGGGACGACGGCGCTCGGCACGGGCGACCGCGTCGCCAAGTACGATTTGCGCGTGGAGGCTTACGGCACGGTCGATGAGACCAATGCGACAATCGGGCTTGCGCGGGTTCACACCGGCACGTCGGACCCCAAACTCGACGCCATGCTCATGCGAATCCAGAACGATCTGTTCGATCTCGGCGCCGATCTTTGTTTCCCGGAGGAGATGAAGAAGGGCGAAGCGGCACTTCGCGTCAGCGACGCCCAGATCGCGCGCCTCGAAGCGGAGATCGACGAGATGAACGGCGTGCTCGATCCGCTCCGCTCGTTTGTCCTGCCGGGCGGCTCTCCCGCCGCGGCCTATCTGCATCTGGCCCGCACGGTTTGCCGCCGGGCCGAGCGTTTGGTCGTTGCGCTCGCGGCGCGCCCCGACGAGCCCGTCAGCACGCAAGCGGTCGGTTACGTCAACCGGCTCTCGGATTTCCTGTTCGTTGCGGGTCGCTACGCAAACGACAAGGGTGCGTCCGACGTGTTGTGGGTCCCCGGCCAGAACCGCTGAAGCGGGGTGATGCGCCCGTGTTCGTCCCCCTCCATGACACCAACCCTCTCAAGAAGATCAGCTTTCCCTATGTGACGGTGGGCCTCATCGCCCTCAATGTTGCGGTCTATGTGGTCCTGCAAACGGGCTGGGTGGTGCCGCTGGAGGACGAAGACCTGTCCGCGTTCGCGGTCGTCCCGGCGCAGTTTCTTGCGAACACCGCGGGCGACACGCCCTTTCTTGCGTCGGGCGGCGTTCTGGTCCCCGAACGTCTCACCCTCGTCACCTACATGTTTCTGCACGGCGGTTGGGTTCACCTGATCGGGAACATGCTGTTCCTGTGGGTGTTCGGCGACAATATCGAGGACGCGATGGGGCATATGCGCTTCATCATGTTCTATGTGATGTGCGGGATATTCGCCGCGCTGTCCCATACCTACATGCTGCCGCATTCGGACCTGCCGCTGATCGGCGCATCCGGCGCGGTGGCCGGGGTCATTTCGTCCTATTTGATCCTGCATCCGAAGGTGAAGGTTTGGGTGCTGGCCCTCTGGCGCGTTCCGATCCGCATTACTGCGGCCTGGGCGTTGGGTATTTGGATTCTGGCACAATTCGCCAATCTATTCTTTGCGAGCGAGGAAGCCGTCGCCTGGTGGGCGCATCTCGGCGGGCTGCTTTCCGGGGCCCTTTTGATCCTCTTCATGCGGCGGCGGGGAGTGGTACTTTTCGACCGCACGCGCGGTGGCGCCTAAGGCTTCACACGCCGCAATTCGGGACTCCGTGCCACCATTGACTTGAGACATTTCGGGCTTTACGGTCGCCGCCATTTCGCACGTGCGAGATATTGGCTTTGGGGCAAGTCAAACCCTCTTGGGGACCAAAAAGACCATATGAAAATCTTAGTACCCATCAAACGCGTCATCGATTCCAACGTGAAAGTCCGGGTGAAATCCGACGGCACTGGCGTCGACCTGGCCAACGTGAAAATGTCGATGAATCCATTCTGCGAGATCGCAGTCGAGGAAGCCGTCCGCATGAAAGAGCGCGGCGAGGCGAGCGAAATCGTGGCCGTCTCGATCGGTACCGCCAAGGCCCAGGATACGCTGCGGACGGCGCTCGCCATGGGCGCGGATCGCGCCATTCTGGTGAAGACCGACGAGACCGTGGAGCCGCTGGCCGTGGCCAAGGTGCTGCAGGCCGTCGTCAAGAACGAGACGCCCGATCTCGTCATTCTCGGCAAGCAGGCGATCGACGACGATTGCAATCAGACGGGGCAGATGCTGGCCGGCCTTCTGGATGTGCCGCAAGGCACGTTCGCCTCGAAGGTCGAGTTCGACGGCGACATGGTGAAGGTGACCCGCGAGGTCGATGGCGGTCTGGAGACCGTGTCGCTCACCAAGCCGGCCGTGATCACGACGGACCTACGCTTGAACGAGCCGCGCTATGCCTCGTTGCCGAACATCATGAAGGCAAAGAAGAAGCCGATCGACGAGACCACTCCTGAGGACCTCGGCGTCGACATCGCGCCGCGGCTGAAGGTGCTGGCGGTCGATGAGCCCAAGGCGCGCGAGGCCGGTATCAAGGTCGACGACGTGGCGGCCCTTGTCGACAAACTCAAGAATGAAGCGGGGGTTCTGTAGATGGCCGTCCTGCTGCTCGCAGAGCACGACAACAAGACCCTCGCACCGGCGACCGCCAAGGCGTTGACCGCCGCGAAGGCATTTGGAAGCGACGTGGACATTCTAGTCGCCGGCGAAGGCTGTCAGGCCGTGGCCGGCGAGGCCGCCAAGCTAGACGGTGTGCGCAAGGTCCTGCTGGCCGATGCGCCGCAACTGGCGCACCGTCTCGCCGAAGATACGACGGCGACGATTCTGCCGCTCATGGCAGACTATTCGGCGCTGCTGGCGCCCGCGACGACCATGGGCAAGAACGTTCTGCCGCGCGTGGCGGCGCTGCTCGACGTGGGACAGATCTCCGACATCATTGAAGTAAAGTCGCCTGACACGTTCGTGCGGCCGATCTATGCCGGCAATGCGCTGGAGACCGTCCAGACGTCGGACAAGACCATTGTCGCCACCGTGCGCACGACGGCGTTCGCGGCGACGGGCGAGGGCGGTACAGCGAGCGTTGAGACGGTTGGCGCCGGGGACGAGGTGCCGTCCTCCAGTTTTGTCGGCGCCGAGATCACCGAGAGCGAGAGGCCCGAGTTGACGGCGGCCCGCGTGGTGATTTCCGGCGGCCGCGGCATGGAGTCCGGCGAGAATTTCGAGAAGCTCATCGCGCCGGTCGCGACCGGCTCGGGGCGGGCAATCGGTGCGTCGAGAGCAGCCGTGGACTCTGGTTTCATGCCGAACGATTATCAAGTCGGCCAGACCGGCAAGGTGGTTGCGCCCGAGCTTTATGTCGCCGTCGGTATTTCCGGCGCCATTCAGCATCTCGCGGGTATGAAAGATTCCAAGGTGATCGTAGCGATCAACAAGGATGCGGAAGCCCCGATCTTCCAGGTTGCGGACTACGGTCTCGTCGGTGATCTGTTCGAGGTTTTGCCTGAGCTCAATGAAGAGTTGAAAAAGGCAGGCTACGGAGACTAGTCGCGTGCACGCAGTGCGCGGGACTGGCTGGGTAAGTCACGATGGATGGGCCGGTCGCCGGTCCGTTTTCGGAGCAGGAGCGTAGAGTGGAGCCTATTCGTAAAGTGGGCGTCGTTGGCGCGGGCCAGATGGGACGCGGTATCGCGCACGTGGTCGCGCTCAGCGGCTACGATGTGGCCATCAACGATCTTTCCAAGGAAGCCTATGACTCGGCCGTCGGGTCGATCACCAAGAACCTGACGCGCCAAGTGTCCAAGGGGAAGATTACCGAGGATGAAATGAACACGGCACTCGGCCGGATCTCCTTCGCAGAGAACTACGAGGGCCTGTCGGACGTGGATCTCGTTATCGAGGCGGCGACCGAGGACGAAACGGTCAAGCGCAAGATTTTCGTCGCGGTGTGTCCGTTCCTGAAGCCGGATACGATCCTTGCGACGAACACGTCCTCCATTTCCATTACGCGTCTTGCCGCCACGACCGACCGGCCCGAGCGCTTCATCGGCATGCATTTCATGAACCCGGTTCCGGTCATGGAACTGGTGGAGATGATCCGCGGCATCGCAACCGACGATGCGACCTTCGTGCGCGCCAAGGAGCTCGTGGGCTCGATGGGTAAGACCATCGCGGTGTCCGAAGATTTTCCCGCCTTCATGGTCAACCGCATCCTGCTGCCGATGATCAACGAAGCGGTGTACACGCTTTACGAGGGCGTGGGCTCCGTGGACGCTATCGATACGGCCATGCGGCTTGGGGCGAACCATCCGATGGGGCCCTTGCAGCTTGCCGATTTCATTGGCCTGGATACTTGCCTGTCGATCATGCAGGTCCTCTACGAGGGGCTTGCGGATTCCAAGTACCGGCCGTGCCCGCTTCTTGTGAAATACGTGGAAGCCGGGTGGCTGGGACGCAAGAGCAACCGCGGTTTCTACGACTACCGTGGCGATGAGCCGATGCCCACGCGCTAAGGCGCCAGACTTGACTTGGTATTGCGCCGGCGCGCGAGCCTGCCCTGCGGTCCCAATGGGAGGAAAGCAATGAGCTCTTCATTCTCGCGTTTCGCCGGCCTTCTGGTGGCGCTGACCGTGCTCGTTGCGGGTCATGGTGCGTTCGCCGCCTGCGATCCCGAAACCGCCCTGTACGAAGACGAATTCGATTTTCTCGATGTCTCGTGGGGCAGCGCGGACGACAGCATTCTCATCAATGACGATGCTCTCCAGATCCGAGGCTCGGGTGGGGTCGTCAATCTCGAGACGAAGACGAAGGCCGCCGACGTCTGCGTCGACGTGACTATCGAGGAAGCCGAGAAGGTTTCCGACAGTCCGGCGGGCGTCGTATTCTGGTGGCAAGATTGGCAGAACTACTACGCGGTCTTCGTCTGGTCCGATGGCTGGATCGAAGTGCGCCGCATGGAAGACGGCGAGTCGAAGACCCTGTTCACCCAGGAAACCGATGCGCTCAACGCGGGCGCCGGCGCCGTCAACAACATCGAACTCACGCTGCAGCCGAAAGACGCCACGCTGATCGTGAACGGGACGGAAGTCCGCCGTTTTAAGGCGAAGCGCCCCAAGGATGGCGGTGCGGTGGGTCTCTACGGCATCTCGCCGGATGGTGCGCCAGCTACTTTCAGCTTCGACAATCTCATCGTCAACGCGCGCTAAGCCCTAGCGGCCAAAGAGCCAGTCCTCGAAAGTCGCGCGTGACCTTCGCAGATCCCGTGTGGCACTCATGCGGGGGGCAAGGTTCGGCTCGCCGCGTTCGGGAGAGGGCGGCAACGGCGCCCGCAAATCCCGTTCAGCCGATCGGGTCATGGCCTGGCGCGGGGCGCCGGGGTCCGTTGCGTGCGGACTGACGGCCACGGCCGATCGCGCACCGGCCTGTAGGTCCGTATGGGCCAGCCGCGGGTTCGGTCCTGGCGCCGCGCCACGGGGCGACAGGCGCAGATTCGAAAAAGAGTGCCGCTGGTCGCGCCCCTCGCGCTCTGCCCGTGTGGCCCGCACCTGATCGAGTCCCGCCGGGGCGAGCCGGGGAGCCGGGGAGGGCTGCATGCGGCTGGTGGCTTCTCCGGACGGGGTTTCCGCATGCGCGGCAGCAGCGCATACGACCAGCGAAACGGAGAGCGTTCTCGCGAGGAGCTTCGGCATGCCTGTTTCTTACGTCCGTCCACCGGTTCCAGCAAGACGTACTTCTCGACGCACCACACGCCCCCCGGGGGCTTCCGGCCAGGGCAGGCTGTCTCGGCCTGCCCCTCAGGCCCCCTCGCGCTTGGCGTTCGAAAGCAGCGCTCCCGACAGGGTCTCGAGGCGTGCTTCGATCCGGGCAAGCCGCGCGTCGATCGACGGGGCGGTGATGGGGTTCTCGCTCGCGATCATCTCCGGCGCCTGTGCGTCGGGGTTTCCCTCCAGCTTTTCGTGTTCGGCCTGCAAGGTTTGGATGACGATGCCGATCATCATGTTGAGGAAGATGAAGGCCACCAGGAAGATGAAGCTGAGATAGAACAGCCAGCTTAGCGGATAGACCGCCATGGTCTCGTACATCACGTCGGTCCAATCCTCGAACGTCGCCACGCGGAAGAGCGTCAGCATCGCGATGGAGATGTTGCCCCACAGGGTCGGATTGATCTCGGCGAAGAAAATGCTGCCGGCGGCGCCGTAAATGTAGAAGATGATGAACATCAGAAGCGTCACGTATCCCATGCGCGGGATCGCCTGCAGCAGCGCATTCAGCAGCACCTGCAGTTCTGGGATCATCGACACGAGCCGCATTACCCTGAAGATGCGCAGGAGCCGTCCGAGAAGCGCCATTTCGCTCTCGTCGATGGGAATGAGGCTGGCGGTCACGATCACGAAGTCGAAGATGTTCCACCCTTTCGAGAAGAACCGCTTCAGATTGTGCTCCGCCGCCATACGGATGAGCAGCTCGACCAGAAAGAAGATCGTCACGGCATAGTCGAGGGCCTTGAGCCCCGCGGTGAGCTTCGGCCCTAGGGGGTAGTGCCGATGCCCACCTTGAGCGCCGAAATCACGATGACCGTGATGACGAACAGCTCGAAAATCTTGTTGCTGCGGATATCGATGAATAACTTTTTCAGACCGGGGGCCCGGTCCAGCACTGTCTTGTCGTTCATTCGTCTCTCGGTATCGGGTCCTTCGTGGCGCTCCGTTGATCGGCGATCCTAGCGAGGATTATGGTTGAAAGGCGTATGACACCGCGCCGCTCTTTGCCAGCCGTACGGGTCGCGCCGGTCCGGGCGTGGACAGGCCCAATCGGCTCCGGGGGCGGCTGCCCGGCCGTCGCCAATGGTCGTCGTGTCGATGCGATCGGCTAGGAGGAGAGGCCGCGCTTGAGATCGTCGA
It encodes:
- a CDS encoding twin transmembrane helix small protein; the protein is MEYVLRWILPFAVLLVVIVLVFGLFNMLRGNNPNLSQKLMRARVLLQLAALIVAMAIAYLAGTRPH
- a CDS encoding TspO/MBR family protein → MSSAAEPITSKRSLIGLGVALLICFAASLIGSAFTSPNLAWYATLEKPGFTPPNSVFPIVWTILFAMMAVSAWLVWRQPADDGDKKTALTWFGIQLALNVLWSFAFFQMHSPIAGLAVILWLLVAIVLTMVFFDRVSRVAALLLIPYLLWVGFAAGLNFAIWALNAGAA
- a CDS encoding rhomboid family intramembrane serine protease, with product MFVPLHDTNPLKKISFPYVTVGLIALNVAVYVVLQTGWVVPLEDEDLSAFAVVPAQFLANTAGDTPFLASGGVLVPERLTLVTYMFLHGGWVHLIGNMLFLWVFGDNIEDAMGHMRFIMFYVMCGIFAALSHTYMLPHSDLPLIGASGAVAGVISSYLILHPKVKVWVLALWRVPIRITAAWALGIWILAQFANLFFASEEAVAWWAHLGGLLSGALLILFMRRRGVVLFDRTRGGA
- a CDS encoding electron transfer flavoprotein subunit beta/FixA family protein, which codes for MKILVPIKRVIDSNVKVRVKSDGTGVDLANVKMSMNPFCEIAVEEAVRMKERGEASEIVAVSIGTAKAQDTLRTALAMGADRAILVKTDETVEPLAVAKVLQAVVKNETPDLVILGKQAIDDDCNQTGQMLAGLLDVPQGTFASKVEFDGDMVKVTREVDGGLETVSLTKPAVITTDLRLNEPRYASLPNIMKAKKKPIDETTPEDLGVDIAPRLKVLAVDEPKAREAGIKVDDVAALVDKLKNEAGVL
- a CDS encoding SDR family oxidoreductase, which gives rise to MARRSVLITGCSSGIGLAAAETMKERGWRVFATARKPEDLARLKDEVGVESVYLDYTEPDSIAAAADHVLTATDGTLTALFNNGAYGQPGAIEDLPTEALRAQFETNVFGWHDLTRRVIAPMRARNEGRIVQCSSVLGLLAAPYRGAYCASKFAIEALTDTLRIELKDTAIHVSLIEPGPIATRFVETAIKHYKRNIDMENSAHAEIYRERLAKMEDGGQMAFKLEPEAVCRRLVHALEAKRPKTRYYVTVPTFVGAYLRRILPARALDFVAAKN
- a CDS encoding electron transfer flavoprotein subunit alpha/FixB family protein, translated to MAVLLLAEHDNKTLAPATAKALTAAKAFGSDVDILVAGEGCQAVAGEAAKLDGVRKVLLADAPQLAHRLAEDTTATILPLMADYSALLAPATTMGKNVLPRVAALLDVGQISDIIEVKSPDTFVRPIYAGNALETVQTSDKTIVATVRTTAFAATGEGGTASVETVGAGDEVPSSSFVGAEITESERPELTAARVVISGGRGMESGENFEKLIAPVATGSGRAIGASRAAVDSGFMPNDYQVGQTGKVVAPELYVAVGISGAIQHLAGMKDSKVIVAINKDAEAPIFQVADYGLVGDLFEVLPELNEELKKAGYGD
- a CDS encoding cob(I)yrinic acid a,c-diamide adenosyltransferase produces the protein MVKLNKIYTRTGDDGTTALGTGDRVAKYDLRVEAYGTVDETNATIGLARVHTGTSDPKLDAMLMRIQNDLFDLGADLCFPEEMKKGEAALRVSDAQIARLEAEIDEMNGVLDPLRSFVLPGGSPAAAYLHLARTVCRRAERLVVALAARPDEPVSTQAVGYVNRLSDFLFVAGRYANDKGASDVLWVPGQNR
- a CDS encoding ion transporter — protein: MTIFFLVELLIRMAAEHNLKRFFSKGWNIFDFVIVTASLIPIDESEMALLGRLLRIFRVMRLVSMIPELQVLLNALLQAIPRMGYVTLLMFIIFYIYGAAGSIFFAEINPTLWGNISIAMLTLFRVATFEDWTDVMYETMAVYPLSWLFYLSFIFLVAFIFLNMMIGIVIQTLQAEHEKLEGNPDAQAPEMIASENPITAPSIDARLARIEARLETLSGALLSNAKREGA
- a CDS encoding 3-hydroxybutyryl-CoA dehydrogenase; its protein translation is MDGPVAGPFSEQERRVEPIRKVGVVGAGQMGRGIAHVVALSGYDVAINDLSKEAYDSAVGSITKNLTRQVSKGKITEDEMNTALGRISFAENYEGLSDVDLVIEAATEDETVKRKIFVAVCPFLKPDTILATNTSSISITRLAATTDRPERFIGMHFMNPVPVMELVEMIRGIATDDATFVRAKELVGSMGKTIAVSEDFPAFMVNRILLPMINEAVYTLYEGVGSVDAIDTAMRLGANHPMGPLQLADFIGLDTCLSIMQVLYEGLADSKYRPCPLLVKYVEAGWLGRKSNRGFYDYRGDEPMPTR